In the genome of Cuculus canorus isolate bCucCan1 chromosome 28, bCucCan1.pri, whole genome shotgun sequence, one region contains:
- the PMVK gene encoding phosphomevalonate kinase, with protein MAAPRAVVVLSGKRKSGKDFVAEELRSRLGPDVCTVLRLSGPLKEQFAKEHGLDFERLLDATEYKERYRHDMIRWGEEKRRADPGCFCRSAVKGAAQPVWVVSDARRLSDVEWFRSGYGDAVQTVRVVADEETRKKRNWVFVAGVDDAESECGLDRGVPFDWVITNNGDGAALDEQLEALLQIFPIGVPNPIRRGPRPLQGWGNLNGRWERTLSNVENPPVSCAASRAVGSARRERILPLCSAP; from the exons ATGGCGGCGCCGCGCGCTGTTGTGGTGCTGAGCGGGAAGAGGAAATCCGGGAAGGACTTCGTGGCTGAGGAGCTGCGGAGCCG GCTCGGCCCCGACGTCTGCACTGTCCTGCGCCTCTCGGGGCCCCTCAAGGAGCAGTTCGCCAAG GAACACGGTTTGGATTTCGAGCGGCTCCTCGACGCCACTGAATATAAGGAGCGGTACCGGCACGACATGATCcgatggggagaggagaaacgCCGCGCTGATCCCGGCTGCTTCTGCCGGAGCGCCGTGAAGGGCGCGGCACAGCCGGTGTGG GTGGTGAGCGACGCGCGGCGCCTCTCGGACGTGGAGTGGTTCCGCTCCGGCTATGGGGATGCGGTGCAGACGGTTCGCGTTGTGGCCGACGAGGAGACGCGGAAGAAGAGGAATTGGGTCTTCGTCGCTG GGGTGGACGACGCCGAATCCGAGTGCGGTTTGGACCGAGGAGTGCCCTTCGATTGGGTCATCACCAACAACGGCGACGGAGCGGCTCTGGACGAGCAGCTGGAGGCGCTGCTGCAG ATATTTCCCATTGGAGTTCCAAACCCCATCCGACGTGGTCCgagacccctccagggatgggggaaccTCAACGGGAGGTGGGAAAGGACACTCTCAAACGTGGAAAACCCACCGGTGTCCTGCGCTGCATCCAGAGCGGTGGGATCAGCACGGAgagagaggattctgcccctctgctccgctccgtGA
- the PBXIP1 gene encoding pre-B-cell leukemia transcription factor-interacting protein 1, protein MAENPSFPESASGRVLTGHQVTEGGPPPSCPRGVPIETVGAETDPEGAETDPEGAEPELASRGAEDEEDEEEEEGTGNTTSTGKRWPWGPGRADVCPCVPSGITAHRVLCSHPAETGTGMRPGIGHPQERWDTAAAPDTTDVPENTEPKEPNTALGPLLDTPKPGSPVKDESGTGSDDETGGLQQSREPRGDPQKAAPPRGTPNRGAEEGLSLSKVLLGVLALAAAALLLLTGGLYDLGDGPAEFVVTRNAEREPPPPTDGNESREKSPTPETGDPPSVHSVSVLLDKVAKENQEIRRMQAELQAQKTELQALLRRSEDAAASAGAQHQTLTAENARLRAALDRETSALHDARAELRRLREAKTPQCPKFRDPAPKQPPNMGTPHSGDAAAQRERGRLALVRHELAVALERARRPGGLQGLAEELSALERRLGRELEAERVQSFPKSWKKPFQVEKKESKRHERRGDGASRRDGASRREWEERERHKSNGKGSGGYKAGKNGGKAPHGMPFSRYGAPQGCSGVADCTRKEGREALGAALEPVQKMQFLQLLKEFMERLGWGQHFGELAAKLDGVFGSDGAFAHDRLRFVDFVEDVEELLEEVAERERGDEEAADGFEEFVRRHYGGSTGKERIWGSRQHSTGV, encoded by the exons ATGGCGGAGAATCCATCGTTTCCGGAGTCGGCGAGCGGCCGGGTGCTGACGGGCCACCAGGTGACAgaggggggaccccccccgtCCTGCCCCCGCGGTGTCCCCATCGAGACGGTGGGTGCCGAGACAGATCCGGAGGGTGCCGAGACGGATCCGGAGGGTGCCGAGCCGGAATTGGCCTCCCGCGGCGCtgaggatgaagaggatgaggaggaggaggaaggcaccGGGAATACCACCAGCACAGGCAAGCGATGGCCGTGGGGACCGGGAAGGGCCGatgtgtgtccgtgtgtcccctCCGGAATCACCGCTCACCGTGTGCTCTGCTCCCACCCAGCGGAGACCGGCACCGGGATGAGACCGGGAATTGGG CATCCGCAGGAGCGTTGGGACACCGCGGCAGCGCCGGACACCACGGATGTGCCGGAAAACACGGAACCCAAAGAGCCCAACACCGCGCTGGGACCCCTCctggacaccccaaaaccag GGTCCCCCGTGAAGGACGAGAGCGGCACCGGCAGCGACGATGAGACGGGGGGGTTACAGCAGAGCCGTGAGCCCCGTGGTGACCCCCAAAAGGCCGCCCCACCGCGGGGGACCCCAAATCGCGGCGCTGAGGAGGGGCTCAGCCTCAGCAAAGTCCTGTTGGGTGTCCTGGCGCTGGCGGCCGCCGCGCTGCTCCTCCTCACCG gTGGCCTCTACGATCTGGGGGACG GACCTGCGGAATTTGTGGTGACCCGGAATGCGGAGCGGGAGCCGCCGCCGCCCACCGACGGCAAC GAATCGCGGGAGAAGTCCCCAACGCCGGAGACCGGAGATCCCCCGAGTGTGCACTCGGTGAGTGTCCTTCTGGACAAGGTGGCCAAGGAGAACCAGGAGATACGGCGGATGCAGGCGGAGCTGCAG GCGCAGAAGACGGAGCTGCAGGCGCTGCTGCGTCGCAGCGAGGACGCCGCGGCGTCGGCCGGGGCGCAGCATCAGACCCTGACGGCGGAGAACGCGCGGCTGCGAGCGGCGCTGGACCGCGAAACATCCGCCCTCCACGACGCCCGTGCCGAGTTACGGCGCCTGCGGGAAGCGAAGACACCGCAATGCCCCAAATTTAGGGATCCAGCGCCGAAGCAACCCCCAAATATGGGCACTCCGCATTCCGGTGACGCCGCGGCGCAGCGGGAACGCGGCCGCTTGGCTTTGGTACGGCACGAGCTGGCGGTCGCCCTGGAGCGAGCGCGGCGTCCCGGGGGTCTCCAGGGTCTCGCGGAGGAGCTGAGCGCCCTGGAGCGACGCCTCGGCCGCGAGTTGGAAGCCGAGAGGGTTCAATCCTTCCCAAAGTCTTGGAAGAAGCCGTTCcaggtggaaaagaaagagagcaaaCGGCACGAGCGACGCGGCGACGGCGCGTCCCGTCGCGACGGCGCGTCCCGTCGCgagtgggaggagagggagcgTCACAAATCCAACGGGAAGGGATCCGGGGGGTACAAAGCGGGAAAAAACGGGGGGAAAGCACCTCATGGAATGCCTTTCAGCCGGTACGGAGCACCCCAGGGCTGCTCCGGAGTGGCCGATTGCACCCGGAAAGAGGGTCGGGAAGCGTTGGGCGCTGCGTTGGAGCCGGTGCAGAAGATGCAATTCCTGCAACTCCTGAAGGAGTTTATGGAGCGTTTGGGTTGGGGACAACATTTTGGGGAGTTGGCAGCGAAGTTGGATGGGGTTTTCGGGTCCGACGGAGCCTTCGCTCACGATCGGTTGCGTTTCGTTGACTTCGTGGAGGACGTGGAAGAGCTGTTGGAGGAGGTGGCGGAGAGGGAACGCGGCGACGAGGAGGCGGCCGATGGCTTCGAGGAGTTCGTGCGGCGGCACTACGGAGG CAGTACCGGGAAGGAGCGGATTTGGGGATCGCGGCAGCACAGCACAGGGGTGTAG